The Microbacterium sp. Nx66 genome contains a region encoding:
- the pyrE gene encoding orotate phosphoribosyltransferase, translated as MTALDADRRTLLALITDEAVFHGDFTLSSGKKATYYVDMRKLTLDHRAAPAIGRIMLDLIADLDVVAVGGLTLGADPIANAVLHASVGTDRPLDAFVVRKEPKDHGRGRQIEGADVKGKRVVVLEDTSTTGQSALKAVEALRKEGAEVVAVAVIVDRKTGAQAAIEAEGLEWRAAFDLDDLGLDPQ; from the coding sequence GTGACCGCACTCGACGCAGACCGCCGGACCCTCCTCGCCCTCATCACGGACGAGGCGGTGTTCCACGGCGATTTCACCCTCTCCAGCGGCAAGAAGGCGACGTACTACGTCGACATGCGCAAGCTCACCCTCGACCACCGCGCCGCCCCGGCGATCGGCCGCATCATGCTCGACCTGATCGCCGATCTCGACGTCGTCGCCGTCGGCGGTCTGACGCTCGGCGCCGACCCGATCGCGAACGCCGTCCTGCATGCCTCGGTCGGCACCGACCGTCCGCTCGACGCGTTCGTCGTGCGGAAGGAGCCGAAGGACCACGGCCGCGGTCGCCAGATCGAGGGCGCCGACGTGAAGGGCAAGCGCGTGGTCGTGCTGGAGGACACCTCGACCACCGGGCAGTCCGCGCTCAAGGCGGTCGAGGCGCTCCGCAAAGAAGGCGCGGAGGTCGTCGCCGTCGCGGTGATCGTCGACCGCAAGACCGGCGCGCAGGCCGCCATCGAGGCCGAGGGTCTGGAGTGGCGCGCGGCGTTCGACCTCGACGACCTCGGGCTCGACCCGCAGTGA
- a CDS encoding exodeoxyribonuclease III: protein MRLATWNVNSIRTRVTRTVEFAVREDIDVLAMQEVKCKPEQFPYAPFEEAGYHVEVHGLNQWNGVAIASRLPVTDVRTAFDGMPGFAKGHEGPDAPQEARALGVMVDGVRVWSLYVPNGRSLDDPHYAYKLHWLEQLKRSTAAELSANPDLPLALVGDFNIIPFDHDNGDPDIVVGRSTHVSPAERDAFFALTDAGVTDVVRPLLPEGYTYWDYQRLKFPRNEGIRIDFILGSKTFADAVTGASIHRNERKGEQPSDHVPVVVDVDFGGDDADDDLPMIFS, encoded by the coding sequence ATGCGCTTGGCCACCTGGAACGTCAACTCCATCCGCACCCGCGTCACCCGCACCGTCGAGTTCGCCGTCCGTGAAGACATCGACGTGCTCGCGATGCAGGAGGTGAAGTGCAAGCCGGAGCAGTTCCCGTATGCACCGTTCGAGGAGGCCGGCTACCACGTCGAGGTGCACGGCCTGAATCAGTGGAACGGCGTCGCGATCGCGAGCCGACTGCCCGTCACCGACGTGCGCACCGCGTTCGACGGCATGCCCGGGTTCGCGAAGGGCCACGAGGGCCCCGACGCCCCGCAGGAGGCGCGCGCCCTGGGCGTCATGGTCGACGGCGTGCGCGTCTGGAGCCTGTACGTGCCCAACGGCCGCTCGCTCGACGACCCGCACTACGCCTACAAGCTGCACTGGCTCGAGCAACTCAAGCGGTCCACCGCGGCCGAGCTGTCGGCGAACCCCGACCTTCCGCTCGCCCTCGTCGGCGACTTCAACATCATCCCGTTCGACCATGACAACGGCGATCCCGACATCGTGGTCGGCCGCTCCACCCACGTCTCCCCCGCCGAGCGCGACGCGTTCTTCGCGCTGACCGACGCGGGCGTGACCGACGTCGTGCGCCCGCTGCTCCCCGAGGGCTACACCTACTGGGACTACCAGCGGTTGAAGTTCCCGCGCAACGAGGGCATCCGCATCGACTTCATCCTCGGCTCGAAGACGTTCGCCGATGCCGTCACCGGCGCGTCGATCCACCGCAATGAGCGCAAGGGTGAGCAGCCCAGCGATCACGTGCCCGTGGTGGTCGATGTGGACTTCGGCGGCGACGACGCCGACGACGACCTGCCGATGATCTTCTCCTGA
- a CDS encoding Cof-type HAD-IIB family hydrolase gives MADSGTHSVRLIATDLDGTLLDSSSTVSPRTRAALDAARDAGVAVVPVTARQPIGLRVIAADAGFDGWALCGNGAYATHLTEGRMLFAEELPPATLRTVADALRASVPGLLFASVREGGETFVAQHGYATIAQLSDHKRDPATMGGVPLDEVLAAPTLKLVIRHPELAPAALFETLRSLGLTGFEATLSGAPFVEVMAQGVTKATGLARLCTHLGIDRSDVVAFGDALNDVEMLRWAGHGVAMAHAEPVVQEAADETTATNDEDGVARVIERLLGYRAIASRANT, from the coding sequence ATGGCAGACTCAGGGACCCATTCCGTGCGGCTGATCGCGACCGACCTCGACGGCACCCTGCTCGATAGCTCGTCCACCGTGTCGCCGCGCACCCGTGCGGCGCTCGATGCCGCGCGGGACGCCGGTGTCGCGGTGGTGCCGGTCACCGCCCGCCAGCCCATCGGCCTTCGCGTGATCGCCGCCGACGCCGGATTCGACGGGTGGGCGCTGTGCGGCAACGGCGCGTACGCGACGCATCTCACCGAGGGCCGCATGCTGTTCGCCGAGGAGCTGCCGCCCGCGACCCTCCGCACCGTCGCCGACGCGCTGCGCGCCAGCGTTCCCGGCCTGCTCTTCGCGAGCGTACGGGAGGGCGGCGAGACGTTCGTCGCGCAGCACGGCTACGCGACGATCGCGCAGCTGTCCGACCACAAGCGCGACCCCGCGACGATGGGCGGCGTCCCGCTGGACGAGGTGCTGGCCGCGCCGACGCTCAAACTCGTGATCCGGCACCCCGAGCTCGCGCCCGCCGCACTCTTCGAGACCCTGCGGTCCCTCGGGCTCACCGGCTTCGAGGCCACGCTGTCCGGCGCCCCGTTCGTCGAGGTCATGGCGCAGGGCGTCACGAAGGCCACGGGACTCGCGCGCCTCTGCACCCACCTCGGCATCGATCGCTCCGACGTCGTGGCGTTCGGAGACGCCCTCAACGATGTCGAGATGCTCCGCTGGGCCGGTCACGGCGTGGCGATGGCGCACGCGGAACCCGTCGTGCAGGAGGCCGCGGACGAGACCACCGCGACCAACGACGAGGACGGCGTGGCCCGCGTGATCGAGCGCCTGCTCGGCTATCGGGCTATCGCCTCTCGGGCGAATACCTGA
- a CDS encoding MFS transporter produces the protein MTSSTRPRLAPLYLAGFTTAFGAHGIAAALGAETEDIGWTLLAFGFTLALYDLAEVLLKPLFGALSDRVGVRPVIVGGLLAFAAFSMVGALAPGMFGLVIARFGQGAAASAFSPASSAAVARLTDEASRGRYFGRYGSWKSLGYALGPLLGAVLVVAGGIPALFWALAVLGLAAAGWVLLAVPAVPVLPRKRVTLVDLGRELLAPGFLVPTLVLAATTGALAVAVGFLPLLGRQAGLGTVGSMAIVAVLAIVSGIVQPFVGAAHDRGRLSVRLGAVGGLLLIGLGIGLTALWVTPIVLCVTGVLVGAGVGLATPVAFSHLAASTPAERMGRTMGSAELGRELGDAGGPLVAGAVATATVPAVGIGVIAVLTAGAGALALLGLRPPRVDARPDQNRANGHDGEGRNYEAT, from the coding sequence GTGACCTCCTCGACGCGCCCGCGCCTGGCACCGCTCTACCTCGCCGGCTTCACCACCGCGTTCGGCGCGCACGGCATCGCCGCGGCCCTCGGCGCCGAGACCGAGGACATCGGCTGGACGCTGCTGGCGTTCGGTTTCACGCTCGCGCTGTACGACCTCGCCGAGGTGTTGCTGAAACCGCTCTTCGGCGCCCTCAGCGACCGGGTCGGCGTGCGGCCGGTGATCGTCGGCGGGCTGCTGGCCTTCGCCGCGTTCTCGATGGTCGGAGCTCTGGCCCCCGGCATGTTCGGTCTCGTGATCGCGCGCTTCGGCCAGGGAGCCGCGGCCTCCGCGTTCTCGCCGGCCTCGTCCGCTGCGGTGGCGCGGTTGACGGACGAGGCGTCGCGTGGCCGGTACTTCGGGCGCTACGGCTCCTGGAAGAGTCTCGGCTACGCCCTCGGCCCGCTGCTCGGCGCGGTGCTCGTGGTGGCCGGAGGGATCCCTGCCCTGTTCTGGGCCCTCGCCGTGCTCGGACTCGCGGCAGCCGGATGGGTGCTCCTCGCCGTCCCCGCCGTGCCGGTGCTGCCCCGGAAGCGGGTGACCCTCGTCGACCTCGGCCGGGAGCTCCTCGCCCCGGGGTTCCTCGTCCCGACCCTCGTGCTGGCGGCCACGACCGGTGCGCTCGCCGTGGCCGTGGGATTCCTCCCGCTGCTCGGGCGACAGGCCGGGCTCGGCACGGTGGGCAGCATGGCGATCGTCGCGGTGCTGGCGATCGTGTCGGGCATCGTGCAGCCGTTCGTCGGCGCGGCGCACGACCGCGGCCGGCTCTCCGTCCGTCTCGGCGCGGTCGGCGGGCTGCTCCTGATCGGCCTCGGCATCGGGCTCACCGCGCTGTGGGTGACGCCGATCGTGCTGTGCGTCACGGGCGTGCTGGTCGGCGCCGGGGTGGGCCTGGCGACGCCGGTGGCGTTCTCGCACTTGGCGGCATCGACGCCCGCGGAACGCATGGGACGCACGATGGGCAGTGCGGAACTGGGCCGGGAGCTGGGCGACGCGGGTGGCCCGTTGGTCGCCGGGGCCGTGGCGACGGCGACGGTGCCGGCGGTCGGAATCGGCGTCATCGCGGTGCTCACGGCGGGAGCCGGCGCCCTGGCGCTCCTCGGTCTCCGACCGCCGCGCGTCGACGCGCGGCCGGACCAGAACCGGGCGAACGGACACGACGGCGAAGGTCGGAACTATGAAGCGACATGA
- a CDS encoding sensor histidine kinase: MAFTRTPTLRDQRGDLLLALVLFVGAILSAALSSIAQVYGDEQAPLWTALVYAVVVAAPLGFRRRWPGTVAVVVSLAYFTAVTIRVPEIYVGNIAMFIGLYTVGAWMNDRRKALVVRVAIIVGMFVWLLITMYRDAISEADKADVVAGAMSPYVAFMLIQILLNALYFGGAYYFGERSWAAAEQRTVLEERTRELEREREVTAAQAVALDRVRIARELHDVVAHHVSVMGVQAGAARLVLESDPAQSARILSGIESSARDAIQELRQLLETLRTPGGDTTESASTVSLDDIAALAQASTEAGLPTAYTVIGDPVPVPSLVAVNLYRIAQESLTNARRHAGPGATADVRVRYDDDGVEVEVVNTGRAIAQLRPGLGQLGMRERAAASGGTVEVTPRVAGGLRVRARVPLGTAVPEGAR, encoded by the coding sequence ATGGCCTTCACCCGGACGCCGACCCTGCGCGACCAGCGCGGCGACCTCCTCCTCGCGCTCGTCCTCTTCGTCGGTGCGATCCTCAGCGCGGCGCTCTCCTCCATCGCCCAGGTCTACGGCGACGAGCAGGCTCCGCTGTGGACCGCGCTCGTCTACGCCGTCGTCGTGGCGGCGCCGCTCGGGTTCCGCCGGCGCTGGCCCGGCACCGTGGCCGTCGTGGTGTCGCTGGCCTACTTCACGGCTGTGACGATCCGGGTACCGGAGATCTACGTCGGCAATATCGCGATGTTCATCGGGCTCTACACGGTCGGCGCCTGGATGAACGATCGCCGGAAGGCCCTCGTCGTCCGCGTCGCCATCATCGTCGGCATGTTCGTGTGGCTCCTCATCACCATGTACCGCGACGCCATCAGCGAGGCGGACAAGGCGGACGTCGTCGCCGGGGCCATGTCGCCCTACGTGGCGTTCATGCTCATCCAGATCCTCCTCAACGCCCTGTACTTCGGCGGTGCCTATTACTTCGGCGAGCGCTCCTGGGCGGCAGCCGAGCAGCGCACCGTGCTGGAAGAGCGCACCCGCGAACTGGAGCGCGAGCGCGAGGTCACGGCCGCGCAGGCAGTGGCCCTCGATCGGGTGCGGATCGCCAGGGAGCTGCACGACGTCGTCGCCCACCACGTGTCGGTGATGGGCGTGCAGGCGGGCGCCGCGCGCCTCGTGCTCGAGAGCGATCCCGCCCAGTCGGCGCGCATCCTCTCCGGGATCGAGTCCTCCGCGCGGGACGCGATCCAGGAGCTGCGCCAGCTGCTGGAGACGCTGCGCACTCCCGGCGGCGATACGACCGAGTCGGCGTCGACCGTCTCCCTCGACGACATCGCGGCGCTCGCGCAGGCATCGACCGAGGCGGGTCTCCCCACCGCGTACACCGTGATCGGCGATCCGGTGCCCGTTCCCTCGCTCGTCGCCGTGAACCTGTACCGGATCGCACAGGAATCGCTGACCAACGCCCGTCGGCACGCCGGACCGGGGGCGACCGCGGACGTGCGCGTGCGCTACGACGACGACGGCGTGGAGGTCGAGGTCGTGAACACCGGCCGCGCCATCGCCCAGCTGCGACCCGGTCTCGGGCAGCTCGGGATGCGCGAGCGCGCGGCGGCCTCCGGCGGCACCGTCGAGGTCACTCCGCGCGTCGCCGGGGGTCTGCGGGTCCGGGCGCGGGTGCCGCTCGGCACGGCCGTGCCGGAGGGCGCACGATGA
- a CDS encoding response regulator yields the protein MTAPIRVLLVDDHALLRAGFRTILDTQPDIAVVGEASTGAEAVAQAAVLRPDVITMDVQMPDMDGIEATRRLVADPSVGAAIAIVTTFDRDDYLYQALEAGASGFLLKNAGAEDLISAVRALAAGDGMLAPEVTRRVLTRFAGATPEAGAAPARAVAKAPATAVLAEPLTEREAEVLTLLADARSNAEIARALFIGEATVKTHVSRILQKLGARDRVQAVVLAHRMGLA from the coding sequence ATGACCGCGCCGATCCGGGTGCTCCTCGTCGACGACCACGCCCTCCTCCGCGCGGGATTCCGCACGATCCTCGACACCCAGCCCGACATCGCCGTCGTGGGCGAGGCCTCGACGGGAGCCGAGGCCGTCGCGCAGGCCGCCGTGCTGCGCCCTGACGTCATCACGATGGACGTGCAGATGCCCGACATGGACGGGATCGAGGCGACGCGCCGCCTCGTCGCCGACCCGTCGGTGGGCGCCGCGATCGCGATCGTGACGACGTTCGACCGCGACGACTATCTCTATCAGGCGCTCGAAGCCGGCGCGAGCGGATTCCTCCTCAAGAACGCGGGCGCCGAGGATCTCATCTCCGCGGTGCGCGCTCTCGCGGCCGGGGACGGTATGCTGGCACCCGAGGTGACCCGCCGCGTCCTCACCCGCTTCGCCGGAGCGACCCCGGAAGCCGGCGCCGCTCCCGCCCGCGCGGTGGCGAAAGCGCCCGCGACGGCCGTGCTCGCGGAGCCGCTGACCGAGCGGGAGGCCGAGGTGCTGACCCTGCTCGCCGACGCCCGCAGCAACGCCGAGATCGCACGTGCGCTGTTCATCGGCGAGGCCACCGTGAAGACCCATGTCTCCCGCATCCTCCAGAAGCTCGGCGCCAGGGACCGCGTGCAGGCCGTCGTGCTCGCGCATCGGATGGGGCTGGCCTGA
- a CDS encoding benzoate/H(+) symporter BenE family transporter, whose translation MPAAPASRPIVAGIVTALVGFTSSFAVVLTGLDAVGASAAQAASGLLAVSLAMGLACIVLAWRYRMPITAAWSTPGAALLVATGSVEGGWPAAVGAFLVTASLILLTALWPALGALIARIPPSIAPAMLAGVLLPLCLAPITGIVANPWGVLPVVLTWLVFARLAPRWAVPLAFAAAAAVVAVSLVSAGTPVDPAVLLPRFELTMPAFTVGALVGIALPLFIVTMASQNVPGIAIMRSFGYEVPWRPAMLVTGLGTALGAPAGGHAINLAAISAALAASPDADPDPARRWLAGVSTGASYLVLGAFSAAFATLVVLAPTAVIPAVAGLALFGAFGAAVQQAIDDPGERLPAVVTFLVAASGIAVLGVSAAFWALVAGLLVRTVLHAGRPPRG comes from the coding sequence ATGCCCGCCGCCCCCGCCTCACGTCCGATCGTCGCCGGGATCGTCACGGCGCTGGTCGGGTTCACGAGCTCCTTCGCGGTGGTGCTCACGGGGCTCGACGCCGTGGGCGCGTCGGCGGCGCAGGCGGCCAGCGGACTCCTCGCCGTGAGCCTCGCGATGGGGCTCGCCTGCATCGTGCTGGCCTGGCGCTACCGGATGCCGATCACGGCCGCGTGGTCCACCCCCGGTGCTGCCCTGCTCGTGGCGACCGGCAGCGTCGAGGGCGGCTGGCCCGCCGCCGTCGGAGCCTTCCTCGTGACGGCGTCCCTCATCCTCCTCACGGCGCTCTGGCCCGCGCTTGGCGCCCTGATCGCGCGGATCCCGCCGTCGATCGCGCCGGCCATGCTGGCAGGGGTGCTGCTGCCGCTCTGCCTCGCGCCGATCACCGGGATCGTCGCGAACCCGTGGGGTGTGCTCCCGGTCGTGCTGACCTGGCTGGTCTTCGCCCGTCTGGCTCCCCGGTGGGCTGTGCCGCTGGCCTTCGCCGCCGCGGCCGCGGTCGTCGCTGTGTCGCTGGTCTCCGCCGGGACCCCCGTCGACCCGGCCGTCCTCCTGCCGCGGTTCGAGCTGACGATGCCGGCCTTCACGGTCGGGGCCCTGGTCGGCATCGCGCTGCCGCTGTTCATCGTGACCATGGCGTCGCAGAACGTGCCGGGTATCGCGATCATGCGCAGCTTCGGCTACGAGGTCCCGTGGCGTCCGGCGATGCTCGTGACCGGTCTCGGCACGGCGCTCGGCGCTCCGGCGGGCGGTCATGCGATCAACCTCGCCGCCATCAGCGCGGCCCTCGCCGCGTCCCCCGACGCCGACCCCGACCCCGCCCGGCGCTGGCTCGCCGGTGTCTCGACCGGAGCGTCCTACCTCGTGCTGGGCGCGTTCTCCGCCGCCTTCGCCACGCTCGTCGTGCTCGCCCCGACGGCGGTGATCCCGGCGGTCGCGGGGCTGGCACTGTTCGGCGCCTTCGGCGCGGCCGTCCAGCAGGCGATCGACGACCCCGGTGAGCGGCTCCCCGCGGTCGTCACGTTTCTCGTCGCCGCCTCCGGCATCGCGGTGCTCGGGGTGAGCGCGGCGTTCTGGGCGTTGGTCGCCGGCCTGCTCGTGCGCACGGTGCTGCACGCCGGCCGTCCGCCCCGCGGCTGA
- a CDS encoding ABC transporter ATP-binding protein: MLELSGITKSYGSRRVLDDVSFTVAPGRLTGFVGGNGAGKTTTMRIILGLLSSDGGRVDLDGAPLTTSDRRRFGYMPEERGLYPKMKVLEQIVYLARLHGFSKPEATERATALLTELGLGERLDDTIESLSLGNQQRAQIAASLVHDPEVLILDEPFSGLDPLAVDVVAGVLQASAARGASILFSSHQLDVVERLCDDLVILAGGTIRAAGSRDGLRAEHARDRYELVSAGDAGWLRTEPGVTVVDFEGGYALFDADGPDTAQRVLQSAVARGDVASFAPKHPSLAQIFKEVIQ, translated from the coding sequence CTGCTGGAACTCTCCGGCATCACCAAGAGCTACGGCAGCCGCCGGGTGCTGGACGACGTGTCGTTCACGGTCGCGCCGGGCCGCCTCACCGGCTTCGTCGGCGGCAACGGCGCCGGCAAGACCACGACCATGCGCATCATCCTCGGCCTGCTGTCGTCGGACGGCGGACGGGTCGACCTCGATGGGGCGCCCCTCACCACCAGCGACCGCCGCCGCTTCGGCTACATGCCCGAGGAGCGCGGCCTGTATCCGAAGATGAAGGTCCTGGAGCAGATCGTCTACCTCGCGCGCCTGCACGGATTCAGCAAGCCGGAGGCGACGGAGCGGGCGACCGCGCTGCTCACGGAGCTCGGGCTCGGCGAGCGCCTCGACGACACGATCGAGTCGCTGTCGCTCGGCAACCAGCAGCGCGCGCAGATCGCCGCGTCGCTCGTGCACGACCCCGAGGTGCTGATCCTCGACGAGCCCTTCTCCGGCCTTGACCCCCTCGCGGTTGACGTCGTCGCCGGGGTCCTGCAGGCCAGCGCGGCCCGCGGCGCCTCGATCCTCTTCTCCTCGCACCAGCTCGACGTGGTCGAGCGTCTCTGCGACGACCTCGTCATCCTCGCCGGCGGCACGATCCGGGCCGCCGGATCCCGGGACGGGCTCCGCGCCGAGCACGCCCGCGACCGGTACGAGCTGGTCTCCGCGGGGGACGCCGGGTGGCTGCGCACCGAGCCCGGGGTCACGGTCGTCGACTTCGAGGGCGGCTACGCGCTCTTCGACGCGGACGGCCCCGACACCGCGCAGCGTGTGCTGCAGTCGGCGGTCGCGCGCGGCGACGTCGCGAGCTTCGCACCCAAGCACCCCTCCCTCGCGCAGATCTTCAAGGAGGTCATCCAGTGA
- a CDS encoding ABC transporter permease, with amino-acid sequence MNASTPARNGIWLVAEREIGSKLRSKAFLISTGILLLIALAGVLFGGFASQNNDAMPVAVTSETAGAVSALPDVEVTEVASRAEAEELVREGDVDAAVLAGDNAAGYTIVALEDAPGSLVSGLSLSPEVVILEPVTTNPLLRYFIAIAFGLVFMMAAATFGGTIAQSVVEEKQTRVVEVLLSAIPARTLLAGKVIGNTVLAMGQILALAAVATIGLIVTGQREVLTTLGAPIIWFAVFFLFGFILLAAMFAAAASMVSRQEDIGSTTTPITMLIMAPYVLVIVFNDNPLVLTIMSYVPFSAPVGMPMRLFVGEAQWWEPLLSLAILLASCVAAIVVGAKIYENSLLRMGSRVKLAEALRG; translated from the coding sequence GTGAACGCCTCGACCCCCGCACGGAACGGGATCTGGCTGGTCGCCGAGCGGGAGATCGGCTCCAAGCTCCGCAGCAAGGCGTTCCTGATCTCGACCGGCATCCTGCTGCTCATCGCCCTCGCCGGCGTGCTGTTCGGCGGCTTCGCGAGCCAGAACAACGACGCCATGCCGGTGGCCGTGACCTCGGAGACCGCGGGCGCCGTGTCCGCCCTGCCCGACGTCGAGGTGACCGAGGTCGCCTCCCGCGCCGAGGCCGAGGAGCTGGTCCGCGAGGGCGACGTCGATGCGGCGGTGCTCGCGGGCGACAACGCCGCGGGCTACACGATCGTCGCCCTGGAGGATGCCCCCGGGTCGCTCGTGTCCGGGCTGTCGCTCTCGCCCGAGGTCGTCATCCTCGAGCCGGTGACCACCAACCCGCTGCTGCGCTACTTCATCGCGATCGCGTTCGGGCTCGTCTTCATGATGGCCGCGGCCACGTTCGGCGGCACCATCGCGCAGAGCGTGGTCGAGGAGAAGCAGACCAGGGTGGTCGAGGTGCTGCTGTCGGCGATCCCCGCGCGCACCCTGCTCGCCGGCAAGGTCATCGGCAACACGGTGCTCGCGATGGGGCAGATCCTCGCCCTCGCGGCCGTCGCCACCATCGGCCTCATCGTGACTGGTCAACGCGAGGTTCTGACCACCCTCGGCGCGCCCATCATCTGGTTCGCGGTGTTCTTCCTCTTCGGGTTCATCCTGCTCGCGGCGATGTTCGCGGCGGCCGCCTCCATGGTCTCCCGCCAGGAGGACATCGGCTCGACGACGACCCCCATCACGATGCTCATCATGGCGCCGTACGTGCTGGTGATCGTGTTCAACGACAACCCGTTGGTGCTGACGATCATGTCGTACGTGCCGTTCTCGGCTCCGGTCGGCATGCCGATGCGTCTCTTCGTCGGTGAGGCGCAGTGGTGGGAGCCGCTGCTGAGCCTCGCGATCCTCCTGGCGAGCTGCGTCGCGGCGATCGTCGTCGGCGCGAAGATCTACGAGAACTCCCTGCTCCGGATGGGCTCGCGGGTGAAGCTCGCCGAGGCTCTGCGCGGCTGA